CCAGAATTCCGAGCTACCATCAGGAGCGAATAAAATCCGAATTGATTTTTCGAGATTTTCGAGTGATCACCCTTCAGCGTGGGTAGCTCGCATTCAGAGGTATTTTGAATATTATAGAACTCCATAATCATAACGTTTAATTGTTGCATCTTTTCATTTGGATGCagattgtaatatcccaacCGTTTATTATGCTATTGTTATGATGTTGATATTGGTAATGGATATTTTTGTGGTttgatggttgtgatattgtGGTATAGTATTGGTGATTGAGTTTATGGGAAATGGTTATTGGTTATGAATATGATTATTGGAATTGTTAAATATGGTTATTGTTTGGAGTTATGTGTATGGTAATGAATGAGTTTTCTTGTTGGTTGTGTTGGATGATTGAGGATGATTTTTGGATGTTTATTTCATTGGGATTGATTGGTATTGGAAAAGGTTGGATTTAAGGTGAGTTGGGGTGTATTTTTGGTATAGGAGACAGCGCCGCAGCGCCAGAAGGCAGCGCTGCCTGGGCTTGCAGGGCAGCGCCGCCTGGGCTTGCAGGGTAGCGCCATTCAGgcggcgccgcggcgctagtcGGGCGAGAATTGTGTTTTTAAAACACGTTTTTGGTAGTTTTGAAGGCTTATAACATGATTCTAGAGGCTTCTAATTCATTCTATCATTCTCCCTTTTTCTTAAATCGATTCATGCCCTTTTTCTCTCCAATTTTCTCTCCACTTTTCTATTTCATTTTTTAAGGGTTCTAGTAGAATTTTTAGTGTCTCCTACCTTAGACTTCAAGCTACAAGGTAAGAACTTTTATATTCTTGGAGTTGGAAGGGTTTGAAGTAATGAAGGGTTAAGTTGAATTGTTGATTTCTTGGATTAATGTTGATGACtgttggttattattgtgtATATTGATGTAGGAATTCAATCAAGGTTACATTGGCAACCATTGTGCTTGTGGTTGTAGGTAGAAGCTTCCTTTCAAGTGctcacatgatttttatatgtaGCAAGCCATGTTATTGTTAATTAGCTCCTTCCCTTGTCATATAATTGATATGTATATTGTTATATATTCATTTTTCAAGGATTaccattgaattcattgacaaATGAGCTATTAATTCATTGTCCCTACCaagtgtttgttaaaatgcCATCAATGAAATTTCCTACGATTAAAGCCAAGGAATGAtagtaattcatgcatgtcattggccaatcacatgattatgagtatctctcatagttttgatatttgtatATATCAAAAAGATACTATCCACAGGTCACAGAACTATCATTTCCTTTCCTTTAATTCATGCCATGAAATATCATCTATATTACTTTGTTATCTATTGTTCATTGAAAATGGTATTATTCATCGTTCATTGCCATTGATTCATTGTTCATTGCCATTGTTATAGCCATGTTTCAAGCCAAGCTcatatatatgtacttgttatgtaCAACTTTCTGcttactgagttttatctcattccagttaatgccatgtgatgcaggtgacaaGAAAGCTTGAAAGGATTGTCCGAGGCGGGACAAGTCATATGTAATGAGGAAGGGAAACTTTTGGcatgtgaaatttgttttgatGGGTTGGATTTTGGGTGGTTATATTTGTTGTAGTATGCATCTTTTGGGTAAAAGATTGTATATTTTGttgatgatattgaataatGGTTTAAGATCAAAATCTAAAAATGGTGATGACAAGTTATAGTCAAGTTTTGTTCACATGTTGGTAAATTTTTTTAGTATGAGCATTACATTGTTATTTTCCCTTTATCATGCAAAGTTTTCCGCATATGTTAtctctttatttttaaatgtcatgAGAGCGGGTTGTTCAAATTGGTATCAGAGAACAATTTTCTTGGACCATATATGACTTCTTCTACCTAGGACAATCCGGTATGTTTTCGATCATGCATCTATTGATTTTAACATTGAGAATTGATTCTATTTCATTGCCATTGATATATCATTTCTTCCTATCTATGTTAAAGTGAGCATTTGTGTAGGATATGCCTCCCAAGAGAAAGAATATTGAAGGGGATGATAGGACCCCTCCTACTGATAAGACTGCCAAGGTTGTTAATGAATTCAGTAAGTTATTACAAGAACAAGCGAAGGTTCATGGCGAGCAAATTCAACAGCTTTTGAGCATGCACACCTCGACCAAGGGTCATGGTCGTGGAAGAGGCCAAGGCACAACTGAAAGTTCTGATGATGGTGCATATGATCGTTTCAGACGTATGAACCCTCCTGATTTTATTGGTGGCCCTGATCCACTAGTGGCTTTGGAATGGGTCAAATCATTGGAGGCCATATTCGATTACTTGAAGTTCACCGACCATGATAAGGTAAGTTGTGCTGTGTTTATGTTGGTCAAAGTGGCTCGTATCTGGTGGAAAGCCACCAAGGTCACAGTTAATGTTCGAGAATTAAAGTGGGACGAGTTCAAGGAATTATTCTTcgccaaatatttttcaagagaGGTCAAGGCCAAGAAGGTGAAGgaatttcttgaattgaagcaAGATGCTATGTCTGTCGCTGAATATACCTTGAAGTTCGAAGAAGGATGTGTTTTTGTTCCTTTTATTGCTGAAAACGACAAAGATAAGGGAGAACACTTCCTTTGTGGTTTGAAGTCAGAGATTCGAAGAGACGTTCATATGTCAAAGGTGATCACCTATCAAGACATTGTTGAGAGAGCCTTACTTGCCGAGCATGATGAACAAGAGATTGAGAAGGAGCGGCAATTAAAGAGGCAAGATTTTCAAGCTAAAGGGCAAGGGACAAGTACTAATGTGCGAGGTGGCCacaaaggaaaaggcaagatgGAACATCGCAATAAGCCTTCTTTACCTTCTTCAGATACGGAGCGACCTGTGTGTCCTAAGTGTGTCAAGCTACACAAAGGTGAATGTTTGGTTGGTAGTGGTCGATGTTTTAGATGCAAGGAAATGGGGCACACAGCACAGAAGTGCCCTCTTTCTTCGAATCAAGGAAGAGTTTTAGGAAGGATTTTTGCAATGACCAAAGAAAGTGCTAATCATGATTCGTCAGTGATATCAGGTAATATTTTAATCTTCGACAGGAAAGCACTTAGATTAATTGATACTGGTGCGACACactcttttatgtctgaagtgTTCGTGCATTCTTTGTCTGTTGAACCTACTGTTATGCCATTACACTTCAATATTATGTTGCCATCGGGAGATGAAATTTGTCCTACTAGTATACTTAAAGCTTGTCCTGTTCAAATGAGTACGAGATTATTATTTGCTTATCttattgttattccgatggtagcatttgatattatattgggtatggattggttatctgcTTATCATGAGGTGATTGACTGTGTGGGCAAGACAGTGAAGTTTTTAGCCGATGACCATGAGAATGATGTATTTGTTGGTATAGGCTCTTCGATGAGTATTCCTATTATTTCTTGTCTACAAGCTACTAAATTGTTGCAGAAAGGTTGTATTGGTTTTCTTGCTTCGGTGTTGGATGTGCGAAAGGAAAGTAATgtgcaaatacatgatattgatATGGTTCAGGATTATCCTGacgtatttgcagatgatgtgtctggattaccacctgatcgagaggtggagtttgttaTTGATTTGATTCCAGGTACAGCTCCAATctctaaggctccgtacagaatggctctgaatgagatgaaagaattgaagaatcAATTACAAGAgctattagataaaggttttatccGTCCTAGTTCATCGCCATAGGGAGCTCCGGTTTTATTCGTGAAAAATAAAGATGGGTCGTTGAGgttatgcattgattatcgggaACTCAACAAGGTAACtgttaagaataaatatcctttgccacgTATTGATGATCTTTTTTATCAATTGCAAGGTGCAACAGTGTTTTTGAAGATCGACCTTCGGTCTGGGTACCATCAATTGAAGGTGAAAAATGAGGACATACCAAAGACTGCTTTTAGAACGAGTTATGAtcattatgaatttttggtgatttCGTTTGGActaaccaatgctccttcagttttcatggatttGATTAATCGTGTCtttaagccgtatttggatacttttgtcattgtttttattgatgacatattgatctactCAAAGACACGAGATCTTCATCGTGAGCATTTGAGGATTGTGTTGCAGCTGTTGAGAGATAAACAATTGTATGCCAAGTTAAAGAAATTTAAGTTCTGATTGAAGCAGGTGCCATTTTTGGGCCATATTGTTTCGAAAGAAGGAATATCGGTGGATCCTTCTAAGATTGAAGCTATTAAGCAATGGTCCATTCCAAAGACAGTGTCAGAGGTAagaagttttcttggtttggcaggatattatagaAGATTCATAGCGGATTTTTCGAAGATCGCATTGCCATTGACGAGTTTGACACGAAAGGCTACCAAGTTTGAATGGACCATAAAATGCCAACAAGCATTTCAAacattgaaagataagttgacttcTGCCCCTGTACTAGTACTTCCTTGTGGTACTGaagattttgttgtatatacagatgcttcaaagCAGGGGTTAGGTGCTGTATTGATGCAGCGTGAGaaagtgatagcatatgcttctcgtcagttaaAGGAATACGAGAATAATTATCACACTCATGATTTGGAGTTGGCGGCTGTGGTTTTTGCTTTAAAGATTTGGCGGCATTAtttatatggtgagaaatgtgaaatatttacggatcacaaaagtttgagttatttgttttcgcagaaagaattgaatatgcgtCAGCGAAGATGGTTGGAACTTGTGGAGGACTATGATTgcaccattagctatcatcctggtaaagctaatatggttgcggatgctttgagtcgcAAGTCGAGTTCTTTATTGGGATCTATGATTTCTAAACCATTG
This sequence is a window from Primulina tabacum isolate GXHZ01 chromosome 17, ASM2559414v2, whole genome shotgun sequence. Protein-coding genes within it:
- the LOC142530628 gene encoding uncharacterized protein LOC142530628, which gives rise to MAEGTRFDRLEETLSKLINLQESQAALIEKQHTSIDTFNTSLSELTVGLKTLYAKVEQQLRRTNPAVGPSSPPQPQLVNNLNRLQNSELPSGANKIRIDFSRFSSDHPSAWVARIQRNSIKVTLATIVLVDMPPKRKNIEGDDRTPPTDKTAKVVNEFSKLLQEQAKVHGEQIQQLLSMHTSTKGHGRGRGQGTTESSDDGAYDRFRRMNPPDFIGGPDPLVALEWVKSLEAIFDYLKFTDHDKVSCAVFMLVKVARIWWKATKVTVNVRELKWDEFKELFFAKYFSREVKAKKVKEFLELKQDAMSVAEYTLKFEEGCVFVPFIAENDKDKGEHFLCGLKSEIRRDVHMSKVITYQDIVERALLAEHDEQEIEKERQLKRQDFQAKGQGTSTNVRGGHKGKGKMEHRNKPSLPSSDTERPVCPKCVKLHKGECLVGSGRCFRCKEMGHTAQKCPLSSNQGRVLGRIFAMTKESANHDSSVISGNILIFDRKALRLIDTGATHSFMSEVFVHSLSVEPTVMPLHFNIMLPSGDEICPTSILKACPVQMSTRLLFAYLIVIPMTVKFLADDHENDVFVGIGSSMSIPIISCLQATKLLQKGCIGFLASVLDVRKESATVFLKIDLRSGYHQLKVKNEDIPKTAFRTSYDHYEFLVPFLGHIVSKEGISVDPSKIEAIKQWSIPKTVSEVRSFLGLAGYYRRFIADFSKIALPLTSLTRKATKFEWTIKCQQAFQTLKDKLTSAPVLVLPCGTEDFVVYTDASKQGLGAVLMQREKVIAYASRQLKEYENNYHTHDLELAAVKELNMRQRRWLELVEDYDCTISYHPGMRSIWYLQVQVALLSVLVLHSTLFDRNLKGQQSDNQLLELKRRSDLTGVSEFGLNRDGLLTFRGKICVPMNDDIQKDILLEAHRAPYSVHPGSTEMYQDLRRLYWWPETGGIVAILAYTAMEVEAHNYDFVVRLPKMQKGFNSTWVIVDRLTKSSHFLPVKTTYSMNQYVEAYIQKIVRLHGIPVSIVSVGDPRFTSEFWKSLHRALGMKLAFSTAYHPQRDGQSERVI